From a region of the Candidatus Margulisiibacteriota bacterium genome:
- a CDS encoding YebC/PmpR family DNA-binding transcriptional regulator, whose amino-acid sequence MSGHSKWANIKNRKGAQDAKRGKIFTRLAKEIIISAKIGGAEVENNPRLRMAIQKAKAENMPNDNINRAIQRAVGGGAGNEIEEVMYEAYAQDGVAVIIKCATDNKNRTMPEIRTIVSKSGGNMAEKGAVSYMFTQKGLFVFEKGKATEDQILECTFDYNLEDIVTNEDGSIEVICDFESFVDVKSALDEHGLEAETSELTMISSLAVPIKKKETAEKFLNLINRVDDHEDVQNIYHNADISDEIMEQLDAEGLL is encoded by the coding sequence GCTCAGGATGCAAAAAGAGGTAAGATTTTTACGAGATTAGCTAAAGAAATAATTATTTCTGCGAAGATTGGTGGTGCAGAGGTAGAGAATAACCCAAGATTAAGGATGGCTATTCAAAAAGCGAAAGCAGAAAACATGCCAAATGATAACATTAATAGAGCTATTCAACGCGCAGTTGGTGGCGGAGCTGGTAATGAAATCGAGGAAGTTATGTATGAAGCATATGCTCAAGATGGCGTAGCGGTTATTATTAAATGTGCCACAGATAATAAAAACAGAACAATGCCAGAGATACGGACTATTGTTTCTAAGTCAGGTGGGAATATGGCTGAAAAGGGTGCTGTGTCTTATATGTTTACACAGAAAGGTTTGTTTGTTTTTGAGAAAGGCAAAGCCACTGAAGACCAAATTTTAGAATGTACCTTTGATTATAATTTAGAAGATATCGTTACCAATGAGGATGGTTCAATTGAGGTGATTTGTGATTTTGAAAGTTTTGTAGATGTTAAGTCTGCATTAGATGAGCATGGACTAGAAGCGGAGACTTCTGAATTAACCATGATTTCTTCTTTAGCTGTTCCTATTAAAAAGAAAGAGACAGCAGAAAAATTCTTGAATTTGATCAACAGAGTTGATGATCATGAGGATGTGCAGAATATTTATCACAATGCTGACATTAGTGATGAAATTATGGAACAGCTAGACGCTGAAGGGCTTCTTTGA
- a CDS encoding DUF1844 domain-containing protein, with protein sequence MDVDDSIEREKTLFESLVYTLNMTAMQQLGKAGDLLQKKKVDFQGAIDSLDLLKALKSKTLGNLSDEESRFLDKIIENVSKYLAEISSQQDIGFSEVEVEEA encoded by the coding sequence ATGGATGTAGATGACAGTATAGAAAGAGAGAAAACTCTTTTCGAGTCATTAGTTTATACTTTAAACATGACTGCCATGCAACAACTTGGAAAAGCAGGAGATTTGTTGCAAAAGAAAAAGGTTGATTTCCAAGGAGCGATTGATTCTCTTGACCTTCTAAAAGCACTTAAGTCTAAAACTTTAGGCAATTTGTCTGACGAAGAGAGTAGGTTTTTGGATAAAATCATAGAAAATGTTTCAAAGTATTTAGCAGAAATTTCCTCTCAACAGGATATTGGTTTCTCTGAAGTAGAAGTAGAGGAAGCATAG
- the holA gene encoding DNA polymerase III subunit delta has translation MRFLYGEETLLLTQRAMELKEEFVTKNGDYSYEEFSESDQIEKFIDAFSSMSLFSAKKMIVYKGLPKVREDYEEYFQKLLYEQQTAHDIVFIYRGKPDKRKKFVKFLLKNSESESFEPFSIWKKGEVVDWILSREKIRGFSINRASAELLIELVGTDLWSIESNLLRMETYVLPDKAISEKDVRELSTLGEKGILDIFEALRKKDKILYKYVFETNKPEDIIALIGGISSHLRLILLLKSTNYSFLDDLATRINKKRFYLENLTKDIKGWSFSEAKSFLSELHQLDFDIKAGKVKPLVGLELALSRHV, from the coding sequence ATGCGCTTTTTGTATGGTGAAGAAACGTTATTATTAACTCAAAGAGCTATGGAGCTAAAAGAAGAATTTGTAACAAAGAATGGTGATTACTCTTATGAGGAATTTTCAGAAAGTGATCAGATCGAGAAGTTTATCGATGCTTTTTCCTCGATGTCGTTATTCTCAGCAAAGAAAATGATTGTTTATAAAGGTCTTCCTAAGGTTAGAGAAGATTATGAAGAGTATTTTCAGAAATTGTTATATGAACAGCAAACGGCTCATGATATTGTCTTTATTTATAGGGGAAAACCTGATAAAAGAAAAAAGTTTGTTAAATTCTTGTTAAAAAATTCTGAAAGCGAATCTTTTGAGCCCTTTAGCATTTGGAAGAAAGGCGAAGTAGTTGATTGGATTTTAAGTAGAGAAAAAATAAGAGGATTTAGTATTAATAGAGCCTCAGCGGAGCTGTTAATTGAGTTGGTAGGTACTGACTTGTGGTCTATCGAATCGAATTTGTTGAGAATGGAGACCTATGTGCTTCCCGATAAGGCTATAAGTGAAAAAGATGTAAGGGAATTATCAACATTAGGAGAAAAAGGTATTCTTGATATTTTTGAGGCTTTAAGAAAGAAAGATAAAATCTTATATAAATATGTTTTTGAAACCAATAAGCCAGAGGACATTATCGCTTTAATTGGTGGAATATCTTCACATTTAAGGCTTATATTATTACTTAAAAGTACTAATTATTCTTTTTTAGATGATTTAGCTACACGAATAAATAAGAAAAGATTTTATTTAGAGAATTTAACAAAAGATATTAAAGGTTGGAGTTTCTCTGAAGCTAAATCTTTCTTGTCTGAACTACATCAATTAGATTTCGACATTAAGGCTGGAAAAGTTAAGCCATTGGTTGGGCTAGAATTAGCTCTTTCCCGGCATGTTTGA
- a CDS encoding Smr/MutS family protein codes for MSRREIDLHGLYCEQAELILERELLTSSGVTELVIIHGKGTGALRESVMKTLYAHKDKWVDIIKGENTMEIGDSGFLKVRLKYKEIIINKYSPRKNKKSEESLIENTYLDGVNEKKEKGKQRYLKRMKRS; via the coding sequence ATGAGTAGAAGAGAGATTGATTTGCATGGATTATATTGCGAACAAGCGGAGTTGATTCTTGAGAGAGAATTGCTAACCTCTTCTGGTGTAACGGAGCTGGTGATAATTCATGGTAAAGGAACGGGAGCATTAAGGGAATCTGTTATGAAAACTTTATATGCGCACAAAGATAAGTGGGTCGATATTATTAAGGGTGAGAATACAATGGAAATTGGAGACTCAGGTTTTTTAAAGGTAAGGCTTAAATATAAGGAAATTATTATTAATAAATACTCACCAAGAAAGAATAAAAAAAGTGAAGAAAGTTTAATCGAAAATACTTACCTAGATGGAGTTAATGAAAAAAAAGAAAAAGGAAAACAACGTTATCTGAAGAGGATGAAAAGGAGCTAG
- the rfbD gene encoding dTDP-4-dehydrorhamnose reductase yields the protein MRIAIIGADGMLGSEFVSLCKIRKKEYSEFTIKDVDITNKQTLAVVEQYAPTVIINCAAYTAVDKAEDDKLTAFAVNSEGVKNLAELALSLNAKFIHFSTDYVFPGDGIIPYVENDKTGPKSVYGESKLQGEEHLRRVLVDKQYLLLRTAWLYGEYGNNFVKTMIRLAREGKDIKVVNDQFGSPTFAKDLAVWTMELIDKNISGVFHATNNGACSWYDFAKKIFELQKMSVNLTKSSSEQYITKAERPKFSIMDNSKLKKALGYSIREWQEALSEYLLLTKI from the coding sequence ATGAGAATTGCAATTATTGGTGCAGATGGGATGTTGGGGAGTGAATTTGTTTCTTTATGTAAGATAAGAAAGAAAGAATACTCTGAATTCACTATAAAAGATGTAGATATAACTAATAAACAGACATTAGCTGTCGTAGAACAATATGCTCCAACAGTTATCATAAATTGTGCAGCTTATACAGCTGTAGACAAAGCAGAAGATGATAAGTTGACTGCCTTTGCAGTAAATAGTGAAGGTGTTAAAAATTTAGCTGAATTGGCGTTAAGTCTTAATGCTAAATTTATTCATTTTTCGACTGATTATGTTTTTCCTGGTGATGGAATAATCCCTTATGTAGAGAATGATAAAACTGGACCCAAAAGTGTTTATGGTGAAAGTAAGCTGCAAGGCGAAGAGCATTTGAGAAGAGTCCTTGTAGATAAACAGTATTTGTTGTTAAGGACGGCTTGGCTTTATGGTGAATATGGTAATAATTTTGTTAAAACGATGATAAGATTGGCTCGTGAGGGTAAAGATATAAAAGTTGTAAATGATCAATTTGGAAGCCCCACTTTTGCTAAGGATTTGGCTGTTTGGACGATGGAGCTGATTGATAAAAACATCAGCGGAGTTTTTCATGCAACTAATAATGGTGCTTGTAGTTGGTATGATTTTGCTAAGAAGATTTTTGAATTACAAAAGATGTCTGTTAATTTAACTAAGTCTAGCAGCGAGCAATACATTACAAAGGCAGAACGACCGAAGTTTAGCATCATGGATAATTCTAAACTAAAAAAAGCTTTGGGGTATTCGATAAGAGAATGGCAAGAAGCATTGTCAGAGTATCTTTTATTGACTAAAATATAA